The stretch of DNA GATGCCCAGCGTGTCCTTCTGTGAATACCAGGAACACGCTTCTCCCGGTGCTTTCCCTGTACCAATCTTGTGAGACAGCCATGCTGTTAACAGACATCCTTGTAGCCTGTGACTGACCCGAGAGCCTCTTGAAAGGGAGCCACTTCAAGATGACATTGTGGTTTAcagggaggctgcagctggTTTTTACCTTTGTGGACCAGGCACGGAGTGTGTATGACAGGCAGTGCAAGCAGAAGGTGCAGGGTTCCCACTGGTCACACTCATGACACTGACTAAAACATTCCTGCAGGGAAGTGTGCAACAAGTAGCAATATCAAGGTAAGCCAAATTCTGAGCAGGTCTTGGTCAAAGGACTGTGAGAATGCAAAAACGAATGTATTTTagggtattttttcccccacgCCATTCCATACTGgctgaaaaatttcttccccaaaacaggctacaagaaaccCCTTCACACatgcagaatttcttttctcttccactcCTTCTTTCCAAATAGTTCTATTAATATCGTCTAATAAGTGTCTGAGTGCCTGCACAATTGGGAAAATTCAATCACTTTGCAGATGTCTGCACAAAAGCCATAGTCTCTTGAGTGCACTTAGAGTTTACCAACTCTTTTCCGAAGttggaacagaaaaacaggacaaaacaTTGCCCCCTAACATCTATAACATAGATTTCTTCAGTCACTAGGCTTAAACTCCCTCATCTATCCTCGCTGCATGCGCAGAAATGTGAAATGTCTTTAAAttaatgtgggtttttttccataaggCTTGCAGAGGAAGTACCAAGAATATTGACTCTTAAAttctgtgcctgtgcagggccCAAAAGTTATCACAGCTCTGTACATGGGAAGGAAGAGTAGCATATCTTTGGACAATGGATAAGTAGAGTTTGGAAACCTGTTACCTGTAGCAAATTCTCACAAATGAAAGGGATGAAAATTTTGCAGGATCATGCTCTccttgtggaaaagaaaaaaaaagaagactgtTTCTGCAGCCATCATCGTGGATCAGACAAATCAGACTCAAACCAGGTTGTAGCTGTTTGCTGTATGTACAGACAGACAGTTCACTAGCTCTTTCGCAATTCAGAGTTCAGAATTGTGGAAGAATAATTAAATTTACCTGATGCctgcatatttttctgttaactgcaagcagcagggaaggctCACACTATTCTATTTCCGAGGTTCTGAAGCTTTTTATGTTAGTGtccttcagaggaagaaatactCCCATGGAAGAAAGGCAAAAACAAACGTCTTGCGGAGGACTGGAAACGTTCCACTGGCACAATGTAAAAGTTCTTCCACAATCCACAGTTTTCAACTCAAGGCTGAGTCCTGACAATATCTTTCTCACAGACAACTGTACATACCAATTAAACCGCCAGAACTGAGGCCAGGATGAACAGCAAACCAGTGTGGTGACTAAACCACGGCCCTTGCTAAGCACAGCCAGCAAGCTCCAGACAAAACCAGTGTCCTCTGAACAATGAGGTAGGGAAAGTCTGTCAAGTATTGATCTCTCTTGCCTCCTGGCTCATATATCCTGGAGACTGTCATGTCATGCCATACCACATTGGCAGTCACTTCAAAAAATACGTACCTGGAATGCCTGTGAATATCTGACAGGAAAAAGTGGTATACTGGGGAGAGAGAGGTCTGTGCCTTTTGACAGATGGTAAAAACAGCCTCAGTATCAGCCAGCCTGTTCATCCAGCCACCCTCTCCATACAAGGGGAGGCTCTGGAGGCCCTATGGATAAAGAAGGAAGGTACATTGGCAGCACATTCATAGACAGAACTTTGATGAATTGCCTGCCCTCTGTTTATTGATGAATGGCTTCTCCAGGCACACAGGTGCGCTGAGAATTAcaaaagctggagaaaacaaagggaCATGGGGACAAGCCCAGGCAGGGGCATTTCCTGGGGACAAATGCTTATCTCAGCTAGAAAGGAGACATACAAGTGGGGAATATGGGAAAATGTGttaagaaagggaaagaatgaGATTCAAGAGACAGACGCCAATAAAAGGACTTCAGGGAGAGAGattggggaaagagaaaagacagagaaattagGAGAGAAAGTGAGAGAAATTTTTGAGACTACAgacagaagacaggaaaaatgaaaaaaagtttaaaaaagggtgataaaaatggagaaaggaaaagcagaaaaagaaaaagaattgatGGGGCAGAAAGAACAGCTGAAAGGAAACCAGCTGGGAGAGCAAGGGAGACTGTagtttaggaaaagaaaaaataggaagtAGTAGAAACAGGAGACAGCAGTGAGGAAAGGGAATTAACTTCACCATGAAAGGAGTAAGGTAAGGAAGGATAGAAAGAGCAAGCAAAAGAATTAGAGAATAAAGGTCTGCAGTAAAATCAAGTCTTGCGTTTGTCAGAGAAATACTATTTAGAGTGCAAGTCCTATTGAGTCTGGGGCAGAGGCAAGTGTGAACACACTTAGAGATAAGGtggaggctgggctgtgctttACGTACAGAAACCACTTTTGTCTTTATTAATGAGACCGCTGATAGCAGGGGGCACTAGGTACAGGGACCATGGCTTACATATTTCAGCTCAGCCACCCAAAACCAGATGGTGCCTTTAAGTCTCCAAGAGATGAAACAGCACCCAAAGATACAGGGTTAACAGAATTCCTTGCTTACTCTAGGAATAAGTGAACTCTCATCTGTTTAGAGAGCACTGGCAGATGAAAACAAGACGGACTTTGCAAATTCTAGATCCAGAGCCCATTTTGGACTTGGAATGAACCTCAAAGCTCAACAACACTTGGAATCAGTGTTTTGGTTACAAAcactgaaagaattttaaaactttgtatttGGATTGCAGTTCAGATTAGGAAAACCGCTAATCCCAGGAAATGCTTAAAGCAGTGCATAGATTAGGGTTAATCTATAGTGTGCAAAGAATTAAATATCCAGATCAATGTGCTGCTGAACATGCcaacaaaaaaatgctgtgggGATGCTGTAATGTAATGGAACAGAGCTCTCCATATTACAAATCCAGCTGCTGAGCTTTGTAAAGCAGCAGACAGCgtaaagaatgaaaacaaataacaatttaataatgAATTACAATAATTGAGTCGAGAGGAAGCCAGGACATGAACCACGGCCTCAGAGCCCAACTGAGTTAAAATAGAACAGAGAGTGGAAATGTATAATTTCAGACAATCCTGGGTGCTTATTTCTAAAGGTGAACtcagagctttttaaaatgacacGACCAGAGTCCAGGGCTGTGTATTTCTCCCACTGATGAAATCACAAACACCAAAATGGTGTGGCTCTCGTCCTGCTTTAGAGCAAACAATATAGGCACAGCAGCCTATTCCTTCTCCTGACAGCAATAATTCCTAGTGCCACTGATTGAAATGAATTGCTATCAAAACCACTGGTGTGGTTGGgctttaataaatatattttgcactACAAATTTTGTGATGTTCCCATCATTTTgtgctggcagaaaaaaaaaggagaaaacaattcCCATTCAAATTCCCAAAGTATCTATTTGATTCATAAAAATATCAGGTTTTTGAGCATTTCTCAGCCTGCTTAATATTCAAATGGCATAATTTGTTCTCTCCCTTCACTTTGGCCCAGATTTCTAATGGTGTTTAGATGCTTGATGTTAGGTGCAGGTATTTTTAGTCCTCTTCAGTATCTAAGTACCTAAGTTATTTTGGTTTCAATGGAGTTTAGGTGGGTACCTCTTCTGGGAATTCTTCATGCTTATCTAGACacatgaataataataataataataataatacaaatagcaataaaaataacagtaacaataataatgaaAGACACCTTAATGTTTATCTTAAACACCAAAGTACCGTTAGAGGCTTCCTTTGGCTCATGCTTGAAATCTACATCCAAAGAATATTTCAAAGCACTTAAAAGCACCATCTGCTGCGAGATCGGTTGCCCAAGGTCGTTCCCAAGCATCCACTTATCTCACCAAAATGACTCCACAGGTGActtctgcaggcagaggcaTTCTGCCATCTCAAGAAATGGAAGATGTTTCACTAGAGAAAGTGCCAGGCAGTTTCACAGGGACATGATGCGATCCTGTCACACCAAGAGCAGCAGATACAGACTTCCCTGGCTGCCGCTTCACCTAATCCCTGGAAAGCAACATGCTAAGGGAGAGCTTGCCATACATGAGGAAAGGCTACCAACAAGTGACAGTGTCTAAAGTGAAAACAAGCTGTCCCAGACATGGAAGAATTGTTTCACAGCCCTTACCCACACAAAACCCACAGTGTCACTGGAAGTTCTGATAAATACAAACCCAAACTTCATGCGCGTGGCAGGGGTACCCAATATGTGAGCAAGGCAGGTAGGACAGATTGGCACACTAAAGGCCCAACTGGAATACAGTTATCCTTattttgcactgatttttccatttctccacTCATAATGCATGTAGAATCACAcatgttaaataaaatttagagaAAACAGAAGCGAGAAggtctgagctctgcagaggcgCTAAGGGCAATGTTGCTAAGAGGGAAGAAGTCAGAAGATATCTGTCCTCTTGTCACACACTCTTCTATGTCATCCGTATAATGAGACTTGCAAAAAGTACCTGAGTTTCTCCTGctgcattattttctcttttcttctgctctaaTAGAATACACACCAGTTCCAGACACCTGCAAAGCTCAGGGTTTGTTCAGAACAGAGCAGGGGAGCTGAGAGAGCACAGCACCAGATCTCAGGCAGCACAAACCCAGTAGGATTCAGTCTTTCTATTTTTGAAtgggaaaagggggggggggttggAAAGAAAGGGACTCTTACAAGACTACATTCCTATTTCCCATTAAACTTGACTTTTTAGATGTTCAAATGAGTATAAAAGGAAATCTAAAGAGAGGTAATGCATTCCTTAGTGCGACTAATCCTTGAAGGCCAGGTTTACATGGTTTTTTGGTAGTAAAATTATGAAGACTAATTTGGAGTTGATTGgtaatgaaagaagaaaaaatttccaaaagTTGCTGGGAAACCCTAATGGTGTATGGGTATGTAGTTAGATGGGCTCAGTTCACAGGGATGAGAACCACTGAAACAAGTTTCTGGAATGGCTATTACAGAATTTGTAGTAGTAAATATCACCATGTAAATCCCGACCTTTCCTCATCCTTCCCAGGGGGAACCACAAATGCTTTTCATCTAGCCGGTATTTCGGAAGACAGTTTAGAGACAGGGGTAAGAAAGAGCCAGCTGAAGATGTAGGAGCCACTGAGGCTGGGTGGTGCTCTACCCCATCAGAATAGGATCCCcacttttcatttcagcatCAGACTGTCTCTTCtctcactgctttttctgtcGTGTTCCAGAAATGACAAACACTAACTGGACTGACAgtgttaaatgaaattaaaacaactgtttaatgcatttaaaattcagagtTTTGCAGCTTTGCAAGCTCTAGTGGATAGAGTGGCTGCTATGAAGCTTAATCCTGATTGCAAATGCTCTCTTTGTTCTGGCTTTGTTGCTCCTATGCTCATGGTGTGTTACATCCCATCGAGAGCCAGTCAGGACACACTGCCAGTGCTTGGAGTGATCCATGCAAGTGGAGGACCATCCCAAACCAGTGTCCTGCAGGAGGAGCAACGCCTCCCAAACGTGGGGGAATAGCTGTCCAGTCTTCATGGCCAGGTTTTGTCAGAAGGAGGCCAGGGACGAGCACGAGTCCCACTGGTCAGTAAATGCTCCCAGCCTGGGGCCGTGTGCTCTGCCCACAGTGGTGTCACAGGTTCGTGGGACACACACACCTGTGAGTCACAGGGCCTGTAAATGCTCATTAAAGAGCTGGGTAGAAGTGTCAAACAATGAGATGATGTAATGGACAAATGTTTATCACAAACATAGAGAATCCTGACCTCATTTCACATGTGATTTCATCTTAGCTGACCTCACAAGCCCAGTTACTCTACCACCTGCACAGCCTTGTCTGTTTTATGCTTCTTTTACCCTCTAGATCCTGAGgaaatgaattaatttgttatttttcataatcAGTCCCAGATGGATGATAACTGTCAGCATTTTCCAATTACATAACAGTTatcattttcaaagcactttataCACATTGAGCAGTTGATCCTCACACCACCCCTGTGCCCTAAGCATTAGAATTTCCTTTTTACCAACTGGAAAATGTAGTGGGAGGTCAGAGCAATCCTCACAGTAGCTAAGGTAACAGCAAATCTCTGTACCATCCAAATACACCTGTAGCACCTCAGAATTTCCCAATGCAAGCACATACACCACACTGCCCTCGAgtagttcttttttctttcttatttgcatataaaaatcCTCTCTGGTAGTTCTTCCAACTTTTTGGTGTCTGGTAGAGCTGAAGAGCCAAGCTCCCAACCTGTTCCCAAGTCAGCTTCCAAAGTATTCTAAATGAGAACAGCTTCTTTGTGCCCTAAGATATTTTATCCCACATGTATTCCAGGTACAATCAATAGTTTTAAAAAGTTATCTTTCTAATTTATTCACTTACTACGAGGTCACAGAGTCATCTAAATTCCTTGTGGGTACAGAACTGAGGTTCACTGAAAATCAGGCCCCAGCTGAGCTTTagtgaatttttaaagtaagcAATTAAATGGCTTGTAAAAGAGAGGTATTTCCAAACTGACATCAGTAACTCTTGGAAAGAACTGAAACTCAGAAGGGCTGTgttctcagctgcagcagagcattcaGCACGTTAAACTCCTTCCAAGCACATACAAAGGGAAGTAGTTtgatttattaataataatggCCTTACATACATAGCTGTAGGCAAGTGAAGGCGTTTGAGTCACTTTTAACAGCCAAAGGCAAGTAAAGAAGAAACCCTGGGTAGTAGTTAGACAAAATTAGAAGCCTGTAACCCCTTCCTTGGGCACTGTTTCCTCCTCTAATCTTACTAATCCTCCTCTTGTCCATACTAGCAATGAGTAGTGGTACCTGGCTGAACTCTGCCTGAACACCACCACCTGCCACCCCTCAGCACAAAAAGGTTCTGTGAGCCAGCCCACTGCTTGTTTGAGTcattcacacaaaaaaatcacctgAATAAAACCTTAACAAAAGCACCATTTTTTCATGAGAATACTTCTTCCTTcactcctttttaaaatgttttctctgtacTGGCCTAAGTGACCCCAGACGTGATGCTCTTAAGGATAAACCTCCCCTACACTCAGTGTTGCAACCTTGACTGACGCATTTGCTTTCGTGTTTGACAATGCTTGGGAAAAGGCAGGTGCCTGAGAACGAGACTCAGCACAGGCAAATTAGAGGTACCAGTACCAGCTAAAAGGGAAATCCGTAGGAAACCAGTTAGAGGCCTGCCTTCTGTCAGCACAGACACTTGTTCGGCATaacaggagctgctctcctgctgtgaCTTGGACCCCAGTGGCCTCTGCTGAGGGTGGgtgtctctgctctgcttttcaaacTGGCAGATGGCCTCTGTGCTttacagagaggaagaaggggacATTGCCATTCACTCCCTTGCAGCAAAATAGTTAAGCTTCAGTCCACTCAACACTGAAGGAAACTTAAGTTTAATGTCCTCCTCTGCCTGAGATAAATCCACTCCTCCAAACCTCATGGAGGGATCACTGCCTAGCAGGAGGCTGCTCTGTGAGAGAATAGTAGGTTCTCCTTCAGAGATACTATTTGCATTTTACTGTGTTCCTTGCAGAAGAAAGCAGTGGGTTTCTTCTAGAATTCTCGGCAAGATTAGTGGATATTATATCTGTTAGCGGATATTTCCCTCCAAACCGGGAACTGAAATGGGAAATAATCTCCCCTTTCCATGAGACCAGGAGCATGGCCACCAGTGTACCTCTCAAAAAGGTAAGAGGGCTCCATCAGTTGTGTGGCCTCAGCATAGCCCAGGAAAAATTCACTTGTTGGCTTCATCTGGACGGGAATTAGACATTAATGTATCTCTGCATTGTAACTCCTGCTCACTCTGCTCCCTTTTgcaataaaagaattaaaagttGAAAAAGGGCCAGAGGCAATGAGAAATCTAAAGCCAGTTGGAAGGAACAACTGCTCAGAAGGAGCACTCATTGACTTTACATTTTCAGTCCCTAGGCTGGACTCCTTCTGGCCATGTGTTACAGCAAAAcaacagggaaaacaaactTGCATGGGATCGAGTTGTTTTAGTAATACATCAATATAAACATCCTACATATGAAGCACTGCAATAcctctttgttctgttttctctagGTGACTGTTGTCTAACCTGCCTCATTAATTCAGGCCAGTGGAAAACAGTAAGTAAAAACTGTTTGTTTGAGACATGGGCTTGTTCTGCTGCCCAGGTTTGAAGGGTTTGTGGCTATTTCCCAACATCTCATGAGCATTGGCTCAGAAATGTGAGCCAGTTGCAGTGGCTTAGCAAGGCAATGCACATCAGCTGAACTATGGCTGCTCAGTTATGTCAGAGCTTTTCATGGCATCCATGTGAATCCTGCAAACAGGGTATAAATCTGGCATCCAGGCTGCAGGACTGGGGAGGGACTTCtatttctgcttaatttttaatctcCAAAAGCATGAAAAGATCAATTAAAGTGTGGCAAATGGATGACACATGCTGTGCTCTTCTACAGCACCACCATTAACAACTGATGGCTTATGTTATTGGTGAGGAGGGGAGTTAAGTGATTAAAAAGCTAATTTACGTCTCTTTCTTCAGCGTGTGACTCAAACCGGTTTTGCAATCAGTTACAGGTTAACTAGCCAGGGTTAGGCAGGGTGGGGCCTGCAGCAGATTGCAGAACTGGTTTATTCCATTCACAGCGCGAGAAAACATCCTTAAGAATAGGCATTCGAGAAGAAGACCAGATACCTTGCTGTCAATTATGGCGCGTCATgcaacaaaacagattttcaggCCCCTCAGCTCTGGGTGCCTCGCTGGCTGAGgcgctgcagctgcagagctgccgTGCCCGCAGCCCGGGGCTGTGCTCGGGGCACGCCCTCACCTGCAGCCTCCTGTGTGTGCCAGTGCAGCGGGTTAATACATCACCATCACCCATCACCCATCCCACTTCGTCCCGGCCAGCCGCCTCGGGGCACGGGCACGGAGCAGGGCAGCGCGGGGCTGCTCCGCAAACTCGCGGCGTGCggctctggagctgcctggaTATCCACAGGTGATTCCAGGtagggaaagaaatggaaaagaccTGTCCTGTTTTCAGCAAAACCAGAGAGGGACTGCAGTCTCTTGtctcctgcagggcagggcaggcagaaaTGCAGGAGATGAGCTGCAGATTTACCCGTACAGCTCCATGTGGATGTGGGATGTGCCGCACAACAGGTAAAGCTCTCCTTCGGTGCTAAACTGAGCAAGACGCAATGCACAAAGCAcgagggaaaaaaattaaattacttcaaaaatCTGTTGTGTATGTGTTAAAATACATGCCAGATGGTTTCAGAATCTTGCACCCTCTCTTGTTATCAAGGCAGTTCTTTTTATTATGTCCAGACAATACAAATGTTGGCATTGTACGTACAACACTCTCAGAGAAAAGATGAAGTATGTGATCTACTTTTCTTTATGCAGCCAATAACATCATTGTACTTAGAAGTTCTTCCAGTCTATAACCTTAGAAATGCCATCAGAAACTGAGAACCCTGCTATCACTTGCATTAGTGGGCCTTTCATATTGCTCCAGCAATGTAAAAAGGTCCtaaattttaagttaaaaatgcactttatcTAATTTCACAGCTATCACAGAGTATTCTGAGTTGGAtgggacccacaaggatcatcgagttcAACTTTTATGTGTAACATTATCATATTTGAACGTTTGTTCTAGTGAGACACCAGAACAGCCTGACTGGTGGGCCAGAGGAGCTTCCCTCACGGGAAGTTTTTGGGAAGTTAGGATGTGCGTGTGCCAGGGTGGTCTGGGAGTATTTGATCCTACCTCAGTGCAGGGCTAGACTGAGTGATTTTCTGAAATCCCTCACAGTCCTACAGTTCTAAAGGTTTCTGGTTTCTTAAGAGACAATTTCTTTGTGTGTCAGTCAGCGCAGTCTGGTTTTATCCCCAGGATACTGATCCATATTTTTGCACAGGCTATCAGCTTCCCCACTGCAGTAGTGAAAGTTAAAAACTGCGTTCCTGAAATTGGCCCATTTCCTAACAACATACCAAAGAAAAGTACACGGAAAAGGTATCACACATCATCTAATTAAGACTGCTTCTTCTGTGTTTGCTACGG from Corvus cornix cornix isolate S_Up_H32 chromosome 5, ASM73873v5, whole genome shotgun sequence encodes:
- the LOC109950979 gene encoding uncharacterized protein LOC109950979 is translated as MATSVPLKKAFEKKTRYLAVNYGASCNKTDFQAPQLWVPRWLRRCSCRAAVPAARGCARGTPSPAASCVCQCSGLIHHHHPSPIPLRPGQPPRGTGTEQGSAGLLRKLAACGSGAAWISTGDSRAGQAEMQEMSCRFTRTAPCGCGMCRTTASLHCRRGVLTCSVLLSCRHGPSSFWEQGWPSLLLASHTCSLDNWTASVPVAASTRPLPASYPWNKHVFLLLS